ACTCTTTTCATTATTAATGATTTGGTTATACAAACATAGAAAAAAAATTACAAAAAACAACGTTTAATCGGAAATAAATGCTTTTAATCGATTTTCATTTTTTAAAAATGTACTCTAAAACTAAGATTTGGTGTTAGCCCAATGGACTTGTTATCGATTAAAATTACGGCTTCAGTATTGTTTGGATCCACTTCATAATAGCGGTTTATGCTATTTTTTTTGTCCAACACATTAATAACCCCTGCCCGCAGCGTTGCAAGAATCGTATTAGACATATTAAAATTGTAATTAACCGAAGTATCCAACCTAAAGAAACCATCTAAGTTTTCATTATTGGGCGCATCATAATTCACTAACACCCTATTACCATCCATCACGGTTTCTTTTCCCGCAACAGGTTTAGTATACGGCCTTCCCGTTCGATAAATACCTCCAAAAGAAAACTCAAGTTGCTCGAAAACATTGTAATTGAACGCTAACGATAAAGAGTGCCGAATATCAACGTTATTAGGAAAAACAGAAGGCGTAACGTTTTTAAACTCATAATCGTTTACACAATAAGTATAACTAAGCCATGTACTATAGGATTTTGCGGTTTTGTTAATTAAAAATTCAATACCGCGAGCCGTGTAGTTTCCCGAGGTATTAATATATTTAAAATTATTGTAAAACCCTTGGTTTGATGCGGTTACACCTTGAACCTGTTTATAAAAGCCCTCAACATCAATAACCAAATTGTTGCGATTAAACGTCACTCCGAAAGATACTTGTTTACTTTCTGAAATTGGGATGCTTTTTTCATTGGCTAAAATCCAGCGACGATTTTCAACACCTAAAAAATCGTCTTGAAAATCGATAATCTGTGTAGCCGATTGGTTTTTAAATTCACCCTGTAGCTTTACAGCAAACCGACTACTGAGTCTTTGACGAACATTTAATCGCGGCTCTAAAATAAACTTTCGGAATTTTTGAAAATAATTACCTCGCACACCAATTCGTAAGTAGGTTTTGTCTTTGCGGTACTCCATTTCTGAAAACAAGGCATGGTTTAGCAATACATCCTTTTTAGTTTTTTCGTAAGAAGGTGCACTAACAGTGGTCTGGTTTAAAATGCCAATTTCACTGAATTCATAACCATTAAAAAGATCCAAATAATCACTCAATTTTAAATCTGTTTTAAACTTAAGCCCCGTTTCCAGCACCTCATTAGCTTGGGTTAATCGTTGATCTGTTTCAATTCTATAATCGGTAGCATCCACATTATACTTTGAATAAAAAGCACTCAAATATGTGGTAAAAGATGGCCCCCAATGCGCCGACCAACTGGAACCAAAACCAAGATTTTGTTGCTCCAAATTACTGGTTTTAGAATCGATTTCACCGTTATTATCGGTATAGCTTTCTTCATAATCCAAATTATTAGTTATACCTATAACATTAGCCCTAAACTTATGGTCATTGTTTATATCATAAAGTAGTTTTGTGGTATAATCGTAAAAGTAAAAATTTGAAGATCTATTATTTTCTTCAATGTTATCGCTATTGGTGGTAAGCTCACTATCTTGAAAGCTACGCTCGAAATAATTGCTGTAAGTAGGGGTACTGAACATATCTGTAAACGACCTTCGACCTGAAATATGGATACTCAATTTTTTGGAAATCGGAATTTCGAAATTGGTATCGGCGTGAATTAAATTAGCTCCAATACCACCCGAAAATTCACGGCTAACATCATTCTTCGTAGTCATATTAATAGTACTGGAAACCCCATTACTAAACTCGGCCGGTGTTCCGTTTTTTGTTACAATCACTTTGTTGGTCAAATAGGGGTTATAGGCTGAAATGAGGCCGAAAAAGTGCCCCGAATGGTACATTTTTATGCCATCCCAAAGCATAAGGTTTTGATCGTTGGTGCCACCACGAACATTAATGTTTGATACACTTTCGTTAACACTTTCCACTCCAGGAAGCGCTTGAATGGATTGCAAAACATCGGGCTCGGTCAGACCCGGCAATACACCAAATTGTTCAGTGTTTAATACTGTACTTCCATCAATACGCTTCTGTAGTCCAGTAGTTAAAAATTTTGAAATTATAATTTGGTTCAGCGCTTCGCTCTTTTCCTTCAAAAAAATGGGTTTACAATTTTCATTGAGTTTCATTAAGTTTTCAGCAGGAAAAACAACAGACTCGTAACCCAAAAAGGACACCACTACCTGTGCTTCTATAGCTACATCGGATAGCTGAAAACCTCCCTCAACATTAGCAATAATACCTTTGGACTTGTCTTCAATAACTACTGACGCCCCCATTAACGGCAAACTATCTTTAGCAGAAAGCACCGAACCACAAATCGTGATTTTTTTATCGATTGTTGACACAGTAATGTAACGGTCATTCAAAATATTGAAATTCAAAATGGTGGAAAGGTTAAGATACTGAATAACCTCTTCAATGCTTTTAGTCGTTTCTGGTGCATTGACCATCACATTTCTTACATCGCTTTCGGTATAGGAGAACTTGACATCAAACCGAGATTCTAATATTGGAAAAAGCTGCAGTAAGGACACTTTTGATTGCCTTTGAAAACCAAAAGTCAAACTCGTGCAGACTAAAAATAAAACGAATAAGTGCTTACTTTGACGCATAGTTGTATAACTCGACTTGCTTCCCATTTATCTTGTAGCTCAACTTTAAAGGAACGGTTACAGATTGCAGTGCTATATTTTTATCGTTATGGGTAAAAGTTCCCGTGTAGGGTTTTGAAACATCTACATTTGAGGCATCAATTTTAAAATCGTATTGCGCTTCCAGTTCATCAATTACTTGCCATAGCGGTACGTTAACAAAACTTGATTCTTGTGCTAGCCAAGAAGGTTTATTTGCTTTAAAATCTGAGACGACTACCATATCACCTTTAACCAGCCTAAAGGATTTTCCCGGTTTTAAAACAGTTTCTCTTTTTCCTGATTTTACTTTTACGGAACCTTCATAACACATCACTTCAAAATAATTTTTACGCTCCTTGACATTAAATTGTGTCCCTAAAACCTGAACACTCCCAGCATTGGTTTTTACGATAAAGGTTTTTCCTTTGGTAACTTTAAAGTAAGCCTCTCCATGTAAACCTAAAATTCGGTTATTTTTCCATTCTTTTTTATCAAAAGATAGTTTAGATTGTGCATTTAAGACCACCTCAGAATCGTCTGGAAGTCTCAAGGTTTCAGTCTGAGCTATTGTTGTTTCGTAGGTTTTGGCATTATTAAAAAACAAAAAATAACTGGACGTTAAAAGCACCACCAAAACAGCGGCCACTTTCAAAACCATTTTGAAATTTAACGGAATAACTTTTGAATCGTCTTTTTTATGATTTCTGTTTTTAAAGGCCTGCAAAGCTTGCTGGGCATCAACCGTTGGAACTTCAAATTGCTTGGAATAAAAACCCACTTTTTCTAGTGTCGAAAAATCGTCATTGGGGTAACGTTTTTTTATTTCCTCAGCCGAAATCTCGCCGTTAAACCATTTTAATATGTCGCTTTCTTTATTCATATCCACACTACTTTCTAAAAATAAGACACCTTAATATTGTTTTACCCTACCTTAATTAGATGTTTTCTATGTGTTTGCGTAAAATTTTTAACGCACCAGACATCCGCTTTTCAACAGCTTTTTGCGAAACACCAAGCATTTCGGCTATTTCACGGTATTTTTTTCCTTCTATTCTATTTAACAAAAAAACTTCGCGCTGTGCCACAGAAAGCAATGCGATGGCTTGCTGCAATTTCTTTTTAAACTCCTCTTCCTCTAAAAGGTATTCGGGACTTTGGTTATTTTCATCAACATACGGTGAAGCCTTAGCGTATTCCATGACCACTTTTTGGTGCTTCACCTTGTTTAAAAATAGATTATTGACAGTAGTAAACAAATATGTTTTAGCTTTAGTAAAATCTATTTTAGAACAGTTTTCCCAAATTTTTGAGAACGCATCCTGTACCAAGTCCAAGGCATTGTCTTTATCGCCACATTTATAAAAGGCAAAATTACTGGCATGCTGAACATGCTCTAAATAAAATTCGTTAAAGTAAGCTTCATCGCAAAGATTAGGTTTCTGCATACTTGTGTTTTAGTTTAGGGTCTTAATATTTGTTTACACAAAAGTAGGGTAAATTTATTTTGCGTTCTTATAAGGCTCTAAGTAAATACCATACAGACCCATGAAACCAAACACGATAATTAAAAACAGTAAAAATTATTTTAATCATAACCTTAATCACATCTTGTTTATTGGCTGTTTACTTAAATTTTAAATTATTTTTTAAAACTTGGGTAGGGTAAATTTTAAAACGATTGTCTTAAATACAGAAAGCGAAAAAATCGCTATGAAAAAGAAAAAATAATTAAACCCTAAAAATTGAAATCATGAAAAATTTAAAATTTTTAACCGCAATCTTATTAACCGCAATTTTTGGTTTTACTTCATGCCAAGATGAAATTGACAACGAAAACGGCCAAAACCCAAACACCAATTCGGCTACATCTCCAACAGCAAACAATCTGGAGCGCTCATCAATGTACGACGGTAGTGTTGATGATTTCATCGATGGCATGTCTTGCTCTTCTATAGTTTTTCCCTACACCGCTACTATTAATGGAACCGAAATAACACTTGTTAACGAGCTAGATTATAGCTTAGTATTAAATATACTTGGCGAAATTATTAACGACGAAGACGTTATAAGCTTTCAGTTTCCATTAACGGTTAAGCTAAGTAATTATACCGAAGTTCAGGTAGCCAACCAAACAGAGTTTGATGCACTCATGGCGGCTTGCGAAGAAGCCGAAAACAATACCGAGGACGCTATTAACTGTTTGGATATCGATTTTCCGATTACCATTTTAACATACAGTTTAAACCTTGAGCAAACTGGTAGTGTAGTCGTTAATTCTGAGCAAGAACTTTATACCTACATGAACAACTTTAACAACGACGAACTGTTTGCTGTAAACTACCCAATTACGGCGAGTTTAAACGGACAAACCAATAGTGTGGTTGAAATTAGCAGCGACATGGATTTGCAAAACAAAATAGATGAATGTTTAACCAACGATAATCTAAAAGATGATGCTGAAAGTAACGCAGAAAACCTTGAAACTATTTTAGTTGAAGGGGCTTTTAAAGTACAATCGTTAGTCTCTTCTGGAATAGATAAAACCAATGAATTTGCAGAATTCACTATCGATTTTGCTAACGACCTAAATTGTACCGCCACAAATATTGTAAATAGTACCATTAGCGATGTTGAAGGCACTTATGAAGTAGCTTCTGAAATGCATGTGTTTATAAGTTTCCATTTTACTGGAAGCACCACTTTCGAACTACTAAACAGCACATGGAAAGTAACGAGTTATTCTGAAAACTCAATCGAATTGCAAAGCACAACAAATGCAGCCTTAACTTTAGTTTTAACCCAAATATAAACTAGATTTGCATTTGCTACGTATGTTATGATGATACAGCCGCCCGAAAAAGGCGGCTGTTTTTAAAAATTAAAATCTACTGAATCAAAATAAATGAAAATTAAAATTTCAATATGCCTAGTTGTTCTTTTTAGTTTTTTTCAAAGCTGTACTAAAGACCAAAATTCAGAAGACAATAAAGACACGATAAGAGTCAATGCGAACAAACAGGCAACGGGCAGCTCTTCAAACGATTTATTGTCCGGCAATGTTTTTTCCAAAATGGAAATTCAGATAGCTTATGTTGAAGGTTTCGAACCAACACAAGCCGCCATAAACAATTTTGTATTGTTTTTAGAGTCCAAAATCAATAAGCCTGATGGTATTTCAATTGAAAAAATAAAAATACCATCACCGGCGAAAGACAAGTTAAGTATTGAGGAAATTGCTGATATTGAAAACACTTACCGCACCAAGTATAACAACGAAAAAACCATAGCTATTTGGGCGCTTTTTGTTGACGGTGAATCGGATAAAAATGATGACAACACCGTGATTTTAGGCTCGGCCTACTGGAACACATCTTTCGTTATTTACCAAAAAACTATCCATGAATTTAGCAATAGCCCTATTGAACCTAACCGAAGTACACTAGAAACTACCGTTATCAATCACGAACTTGGTCACATTTTAGGTCTAACCAATTTAGGCGCTCCACTACAAAGCGACCATGAAGATAGCGCACACCCTAAACATTGTAACAATAGCAATTGCCTTATGTACTGGGAAACCGAATCGGGTGCTAGCATTGGCAAAATGGTCAACTCGGGCTCAGTACCTCAACTTGGCCCCGAATGTATTGCCGATTTAAAGGCTAACGGCGGAAAATAATATTTACAAACCCCTAAACTTTATAAATTATGAAAACCTATTTTTTATCAATTTTAGCCATTTTTACTATTTCAATAAGTACCATGGCACAAGAAAGCAATAATAGCACATCAAATGCTGGATTAAAATTTGGATACAATTTAGCAGCCGTTAGTTTTGATGGTGATACCGATACAGGCCAACGTCATGGGTTTCACGTTGGGTTTTACGGAGAATCGTTCGTTACTGAAGCAGCAGCTCTTCAAATTGAATTATTATATTCTCAACAAGGTTATGAGCTAGAGGACGGTAGCGGCACCTTTACCCAAAAACTAGATTACATCAACCTACCTTTGTCTTTAAAAATTTATCCGGTCAATACCTTCTACTTAGAGGCCGGACCGCAAATAGGCTTAGCCATTTCCCATAAAGAAGAATTTGATAGCAACTTCGGGCTTTTCGATACTTCACAGGAATTTGAACCCAACAACTTCGATTGGGGTTTTAATTTTGGTGGTGGTTTCAAAACCGAATCTGGTATTTCTTTAGGCGTTCGCTACCATTTAGGCATGGGCGATATTTATGACGAAGGTAGTCCGCAAAACAGGATCTGGCAATTCTCTCTTGGATTTGACTTCTAAAACAGAGAACTAAAAAATATGGGATTCGAAGGTTGGTTTACAATAAATAAACCAACCTTTTTTATTGTATTTTTCTTAATCATTCACTTTTTAGACATGACCTATTGCTTTTTGTCATACCGAACTCAATTCAGAACCTCATATAACCTGAAAATCATTTTTTTATTATGGGACTCTGAAACAGTTTCAGAGTGACAAATCTATATTTGATTACTATTCAATATTTTATTAAATAAGCCATACTGAACTCACTTAGGTAGGGTAAAATGACTTTTGGTTGTCTTAACAATGAAAGCCGATACTGGCAGAAGTAATAACCCAAAAAAACTAAAAGTCATGAACCTATTAAAATCAACTTTGTTCGTTTTAGCTATTGCCTTTTCTTTTTCTATGCAAGCCCAGAAACAAAAATCAACAACTGAGGTGAAAATGGACAAAGAAACCTATTACCAAAAACGAGCTGAAGAAGATGCTAAATTCGAACAACA
This genomic stretch from Flavobacteriaceae bacterium GSB9 harbors:
- a CDS encoding TonB-dependent receptor; its protein translation is MSLLQLFPILESRFDVKFSYTESDVRNVMVNAPETTKSIEEVIQYLNLSTILNFNILNDRYITVSTIDKKITICGSVLSAKDSLPLMGASVVIEDKSKGIIANVEGGFQLSDVAIEAQVVVSFLGYESVVFPAENLMKLNENCKPIFLKEKSEALNQIIISKFLTTGLQKRIDGSTVLNTEQFGVLPGLTEPDVLQSIQALPGVESVNESVSNINVRGGTNDQNLMLWDGIKMYHSGHFFGLISAYNPYLTNKVIVTKNGTPAEFSNGVSSTINMTTKNDVSREFSGGIGANLIHADTNFEIPISKKLSIHISGRRSFTDMFSTPTYSNYFERSFQDSELTTNSDNIEENNRSSNFYFYDYTTKLLYDINNDHKFRANVIGITNNLDYEESYTDNNGEIDSKTSNLEQQNLGFGSSWSAHWGPSFTTYLSAFYSKYNVDATDYRIETDQRLTQANEVLETGLKFKTDLKLSDYLDLFNGYEFSEIGILNQTTVSAPSYEKTKKDVLLNHALFSEMEYRKDKTYLRIGVRGNYFQKFRKFILEPRLNVRQRLSSRFAVKLQGEFKNQSATQIIDFQDDFLGVENRRWILANEKSIPISESKQVSFGVTFNRNNLVIDVEGFYKQVQGVTASNQGFYNNFKYINTSGNYTARGIEFLINKTAKSYSTWLSYTYCVNDYEFKNVTPSVFPNNVDIRHSLSLAFNYNVFEQLEFSFGGIYRTGRPYTKPVAGKETVMDGNRVLVNYDAPNNENLDGFFRLDTSVNYNFNMSNTILATLRAGVINVLDKKNSINRYYEVDPNNTEAVILIDNKSIGLTPNLSFRVHF
- a CDS encoding FecR family protein is translated as MNKESDILKWFNGEISAEEIKKRYPNDDFSTLEKVGFYSKQFEVPTVDAQQALQAFKNRNHKKDDSKVIPLNFKMVLKVAAVLVVLLTSSYFLFFNNAKTYETTIAQTETLRLPDDSEVVLNAQSKLSFDKKEWKNNRILGLHGEAYFKVTKGKTFIVKTNAGSVQVLGTQFNVKERKNYFEVMCYEGSVKVKSGKRETVLKPGKSFRLVKGDMVVVSDFKANKPSWLAQESSFVNVPLWQVIDELEAQYDFKIDASNVDVSKPYTGTFTHNDKNIALQSVTVPLKLSYKINGKQVELYNYASK
- a CDS encoding sigma-70 family RNA polymerase sigma factor, translating into MQKPNLCDEAYFNEFYLEHVQHASNFAFYKCGDKDNALDLVQDAFSKIWENCSKIDFTKAKTYLFTTVNNLFLNKVKHQKVVMEYAKASPYVDENNQSPEYLLEEEEFKKKLQQAIALLSVAQREVFLLNRIEGKKYREIAEMLGVSQKAVEKRMSGALKILRKHIENI
- a CDS encoding membrane metalloprotease: MKIKISICLVVLFSFFQSCTKDQNSEDNKDTIRVNANKQATGSSSNDLLSGNVFSKMEIQIAYVEGFEPTQAAINNFVLFLESKINKPDGISIEKIKIPSPAKDKLSIEEIADIENTYRTKYNNEKTIAIWALFVDGESDKNDDNTVILGSAYWNTSFVIYQKTIHEFSNSPIEPNRSTLETTVINHELGHILGLTNLGAPLQSDHEDSAHPKHCNNSNCLMYWETESGASIGKMVNSGSVPQLGPECIADLKANGGK
- a CDS encoding PorT family protein codes for the protein MKTYFLSILAIFTISISTMAQESNNSTSNAGLKFGYNLAAVSFDGDTDTGQRHGFHVGFYGESFVTEAAALQIELLYSQQGYELEDGSGTFTQKLDYINLPLSLKIYPVNTFYLEAGPQIGLAISHKEEFDSNFGLFDTSQEFEPNNFDWGFNFGGGFKTESGISLGVRYHLGMGDIYDEGSPQNRIWQFSLGFDF